The Archocentrus centrarchus isolate MPI-CPG fArcCen1 chromosome 3, fArcCen1, whole genome shotgun sequence sequence TGGTGTTCTTGAACAATCCAGGagccaccaaggctcaagcctgccatgaactggaaattgCTGGAACACCAGCTTCACTGCCTGCAATGAAGCCAGTTTTACATTCCCATGGGCTGAGAGGGTGTCAAGCTGGAATGAAGCCTCTGCTCCAATGAAATTTggagctgcccacatggacaagccaaataaATTCTGGAGACAAGTGTGATGGTAAGaaaagacaaagattgagctaactggccacaatgacaatgacaaagctggttttggaatggataaaggcggctaacattaagctgctggaatggccttcccaaaacTCCAACTTCAACCctactgaaaatttgtggactacgcTTGTTTGTTTGAGTCTGTACAGAACAGGATTAGGACCACTGACAAAAATTctgaattctgactttaatctcagaaaaaagtccaaaagtcagaattcagagaaaaaagtcagaattctggttgaggtgcaaattccaaatattagtggggtgTATGTATAGATTTGAGAGTGTACTATATGTGTACTTTTGACTCTTTGTAGAcccaaaaatccaaaataaattaaaacttttgCTTCCAAGTCTTGTTTcttaaagtaattaaagatgAATGGTAAATGGGCTGGTACTTAGCCTTCCTACTCAGTTTGAAATACTCAAAGCGTTTTTCTGCTACAAGTCTCGTTCACTcaatcacacacatattcatacagtGCTTCTTTCAATACCTAACCacttttatctaacattcacgcaCACATTCACAATCTGATGGATACAACtcagggttcaatatcttgcccaaggatactgaACCCTGGAGCCAGGGATCAATCCACCAACTTTCCGATTGGGAGATGACCCACTCTatcacctgagccacagccgcctCATGTGTGCTATAGAATCATTGTTCCCTGGAAAaagcagtttaaagaaataattaaaagccctaaattaccatgacattcatgcccatgaagAGCGCATAATTTTCTGAGCACAACTGCAGCTATTTTATGGTCCCCAGATGATTTATCCAGCACACTTTGGTTGGCCAAAATATTTTCCTCATATTTAAATTTAGGTGTGTTGTTCCCCTTAGAAGGAATTTTTAATTGTAACTTTTAACCTAGCAGCTTATGAACCAAAAGAATTCAATAATACTAATAAATAATTACTGTAATCCTaagaaaaaaatggcatcaTCTTAGAGTAGATCAGAgtagatattttttaaattacagtgcAGCATGTGCAGCTAATGATTCCCTCAATGAGTTCTAAGCTAATCAGGAAAGTTACattaacacagtctgaactcatTATTCCTCTTCAGCACAGCTTAGTGCTAAACTTGATCTGCAGCAAGCATCATACCTTTAGCACACTTGTGggatattatatattattatataattattcACAAATTAAAGgtaacatttctttgtttttggctCCTTATAGACATCAAGTGACAAAAAGGAAGTAAGGACATCTTACAGCTCATCGGTCTTCCTGGCGCAGGACACGAGGCTGCAGCACGCCACGGGCCGACCAGTGGACAGGACATCCTACTTGGCGGCAGGAACGATGAAGCCACGGTGTGCTCCCTACTCTCTGTTAGTGTTTTCTtacttcttttttaaaagaaaattcttGCTATGCTTCATCAAGGTGGCGCACACACAATATGACTCGTCCGCCCCAATTCTGAAGCAGCCACAGAAACAACTAAAATACAACAGACAGTGTTTGCTCTGGGttgaggaaataaaataaaatttaaaaaataatagaatTAAAATAAGTAAGAATAAGAAGTGCCTTACAAAAGCAACAAACCAAAAGTTAAATGTATAAACATTATTTACTGAAAATATAGGAAAATTCATAAGTCATGGTTGTGAAAATTGCAGGTTATGGTGTTGCAATGATactaaagagaaaaaacaatttCTAAATGTCTGCTTTGACAATATgtttaaaaatctgtaaaatctttatttattgtAGACTTTGGCTACACGTCTGATGGTTACATGTATGTAGCTTAGAAGTAATCTTGtgagctgcttcagtttgataTTAATCGTAgtttagattaaaaaacaagCCATCAAACAAAGATGTGAACAAACTGTAGATGTCAGTGTCCAGCAACAGATGTTGTGGAGACGGTTCATTCTGTTTCCTTGGATTTTTGGTGCATTATAAACTATAAAATGTATATAagacataaaaatattaaatacagaCATCATTAAAATAATATGATTTGAACCATATGTAACTGTACTTGTATACGTTTGATGGTCAGACCTGCTGTAAAAGGATGTTTTGTCAACtattgctttttaaaatcatcAGTTGCCCTTACTCCCgtgttaaatgtattttttgctttgtttgttgtcCGTTTCTGAATGTGTTGCATCATGTTTTTATAGGACTTAGTGGGTTTGTGGGTTCTTTTACTTCCAGTTTAATTGTATCAGCCCACAGGCCAGTGGTTTTACAGCGGAGACCTAATTCTTTTGGTTTGTTGACACCGCAGTACGAGAAGCTTTAACCCCAAAACCAGCCAGGATTGATTTGTGTCGTTTCTGTAGGAAGCCAAGCAGAAGTTTTAGGAGAAggaacatgtttttttaattgtccctgactgtttgttgttgttattgttgccAATGTTggtattattttaaagaaaacattggTGAAGGATGATGTTGAACGAGGTGAAATCACACAACATGACAGTGAGCCTCCACTACACACTGATCAGTTTGCTTAATTTCAGTGCTTAAATTAATGTACTTAGTTATTTTTCACTGTTGGGTGATTATTTTGAACTCagtcttgtttttgttgttgttcaggtTTATTTTTCAACATTCTTCTCTAGTTTTACGTCTACTAGTGCGTCTTGATCACAGCGtcagttcagtttaattatCTTCTCCACAGTGGAGAAGCCTGCAGGGTGGAGGGAGAGGTGcagaaggaaaaggagaaggaggaggagaataaTGACGATGGCCAGGAGGAAGGAGAAGAGATGCAGCCAACTTTGCAAAAGCAGTGGAGGTCAAGACAAACCAGACAGACTCCCAGAGATGAAgatcaggaggaagaggagctgaTCCTCGCACATGAAGTGAAGGAAGAGCTCCACCTCAGGACGGAGCAGAGACACATGGATGATGATAAtaaggaggcagaggaggaaaataaacaaaaaaacaggaaaatacaaaacaaggTTTGCATTACTAGTGCTGctggtgtatatatatatatatatatataaatgcttAGTTAGGCaatttttgcatttcatttataCCTACACAGTTTTTTTCTGGATCACCTCACTCATTTAGTAACTTTCCTAAGCATAACTGAAAGGGGAGGAAACTTCTTAATACCCCACATGGTGGGGTATTAAGAAGTTTGGATTTAGAGCACTTTTGTTATTCAAATATCTACAAAGCAGTAGTCTACTGACTTATCTCGAGAAAAATGTCCTGTTTCCCCCAGTGTTTCATAAAAGAGTTCATGAAGCCCATGCAAGGTTTTTAAACAACTTCTATTTCATAGAATTTGGCTTCAGATCTAAAACCATAAAGTGAAAGAATGCTGCTTTGGCTCGCAGGGTGTCAAAATGAATCGGAGCCTGACAAAAGCACCAATGATGTCAGGCGCTGTAGAAATTCCAGCGTTTATCACCAGCGGCGGGCCAGGTATTCATTAGGCTTTTGCCACCAAGTATGCATAGTGAGCGAACAGTGAGAACACGTTTTTAAAGTTGCACACTTTAAAAAAGGGTGAAAGAGAGGAAGGGGAGATATTAGCACTCAACTCTCTAAATACACCAAATGGCAGCAACACTTTCAGAAAATGTACTTTTAATGTGGCCTTATCTGACTGATGAAACACCTGCTTATCAaacttgtgctttttttttttttattcctagtggtcaacagagagcagagaaacGGGGAACGAGGAGGAAAACAGAAGGTCTGCCATTtctctctgcagcagcagcagtgaaggCGAGGAGTCATTAAACTGCTACGGTCCCATGAGCCCAACATTCAAGGTAACTTGTAAAACCAAAGGTGGTCTGCAGGACTGCTTTAGGTATTTACTGGGTCTCCATAATCCAATGGAGTCCAGTGTTAGACTGCTTACAGAAGAGGCAACATCTGCTATGCCCTGAGAAAGCAGCTGTCTAGATTTTAACCACCTGGCTCAGTGTAGGCCAACTTCAGAAGCTGCCAGGCATTTTAGCAATAGTGTTGTTAATTTCTCAGAGATAACGTGATGAATTTCTGATAGTGCTACAGTGTATTAACCATGCCTGAACCTCTTGTCTCTTAAATGCCTCCTGATGTCCCAACAGAAACTCCTCATTCAGTTTTACCCAGTAAGTACCCCACATGTTTTAGCTGCCGCAGCGATGGAAGAGGTTCATGGTTTTGATTACTGTGTCTCTTTACAGGATGAAGTGAACAGCCGTGTCTCAGTGGATGGTAAATGCAAGGTGAGTCAGGGTCCAGCAGGGTCAACAGCAGGTCACACTCAAGCAAACTTCAGCAAACTGACACATCCTGAATCAGTCTTAGAATGACTGGAAAAACttgaattgaatatttttgAGAACATCAAAAGAGACCATTTTAAACCAAATGTTAatagttttgatgtgtgtcaatTAGAATAATTATTTGCTCCCTGATTGTCAGGACATAAGGGCTAAGATTAAAGTTAGGGCtgtcactgatgatgatttatACCTCAGAAAGTTAAGGATTTCTGTTAAAGGGTAAACCTTTGTTACCTCTGTTGTCTGCTAAAGAATGATTGCAGTGTTTTGTAAAAGGTCTACCAGGCAAAGTATtgaacagctgctgctggaaactGTAATGAAAGAAGACGCAAGAAGCAAACTCATTaacaaattgtttaaaaaatagttttaactGTTGATTATCATTTTATTGCTCAGATAACAGAGCGAACTGAGTCTCTGAGGAAAAGGTAAGCCTGACttataaaacacacagacaatgcACACAACAGTTTGATTTTTCATGCTAAAATCAGGCAGAATTACACTTTCACCATCACTGATCCGATCGTTTATGCATTCTTCTAAAGCACCAGCAACATAAAGAAGACACtgcctcctcttcctgtttccaAGATTGACAAGAGGCTGGAGCAGTACACACATGCCCTCGAGGTACAGCCACATTCAAAGAGTGTTTGAGCAGATATTTGTGGGATAATTGTTTTGTAATCATTTACAGATTCCACAGACTTATTACTTGAAACCTCAGAGCAGACTTTGGACTCATAGgtcattttaacatttggttAAAAAACAGATAAGTATTAAATGTAATCAGTTTGCTTGTTTCTGGCACCAATTAATGCTAAACATACTGCTTTGTAAAAACTTATAATTTTTACAATTATTTAGTGCACTGTTTGTTACAGTGCTCACATACCTGAGCAGGTAAACTGTGTGGCAAAAGCTCCACAGTTGTACATCATGTTTATATGTAgatattttttctatttactttctttttgtatacattctattttattctgttcttttctATATtcaaataaaggctaaaaatgccaaaaataaatttaaaaatgtaaccaaTTTTGCCAATAAGTTCAATAATTTGagtttatatatttaataatgGACAGCATgttggtgtggtggttagcactgttgcctgacagcaagaaggtttggggttcaaatccaccatgttgtgttctccctgtgtctccgTGGGTTTTCTGTGGGTACTcttgtttcctctcacagtccaaagacatgcagtttctggggtcaggttaattggtgattctaaattgcccagagGTGTTAATGGTTGTttatctctgtgttagccctgtgacagactggtgacctgtccaggctgtACCTCTGTgatagctgggacaggctccagctctctatttaataataaaaggtTTACATTCAGTGTTCTTCCTCATTAAACTATAAACCATGCTTCTATGTAGTTTATATgagaagtaaaaatattaaagtgaaGGATGCAAAATCAAGCCAAAATTGGCCAAGTTTTATTCTTGTGTATGTGTAAGGTAAACATCATCACTTCtcagtgaagacaaaaaaattacagtaattttTGCAGTAGCTCTCGCTATGTGTTTCCTCATTCAAAGAGTTTAGAATCACCTTTTCCTCACCAGATTCTCAGCACTgaccatttctttctttctttctaaatcCAACCCTATTTTCCTCAGCTCTcatcaaaggaaaacaaatcaGGCTGTCAGGCTCTGACTGACCTCACAGGTCCCACTGAACCAGTCGCATCCAAGAAGAACCTGTTTGAGGCCGGAGACGCCTGGAACCAAAACCCCACTTCAATCATACCACCGAAGGTTGAAGGAAACATGGCTTGATTTGTTAATAAACATAAGCACTCATGCCTTCTTTGTTCAGGTTCATATACATGTGTTTCTCTCTCAGGATGCAGATGTTTTAAAGGTGGGTGTCGCTGATCTCATCAACCAGTGGGTGAAAGGGAGTGACGATGGAAGCAGGTGCAGCTCACCCTCCAAACCAGCAGTaagtcagacttttttttttctccttgtatTAAACTCAAAGGATTAAATCAATTTTTCTGCACTGCTGTCCTCATGTTAAAGCAGCTGTCCAAAGTATTTTACtctgtctttatatttttttccctcaagaAACGGAAAAACAAGTACTTTTTATTTCTTATCTACCCAGCAGCTTAATTCATGATTTTAATGCATGCAGGCGGTGCTGCTCAATCCCGTACATACAGTCAGTTTGGGTGGTTGTTGGTTCATAGATCTCAAATTTACCAGGTTGTTAAGATCACTTCTGCTGCTTCCATGTTTAGTAATCCTCTCAGGAGGATGTCAAAGGTTCTAAGAGCCTGTTCTTGTTCAGGGATCATCACAGCTTAAAAAACGCAATTAGGGAACAAACTATGTCCCTTATTCAACGAGCTAGTAGTTAATTCTTTTTCCTACAGAACGATCTCTTCTTTTACAGACGTTTCTGTAAATCGGATTATTTTCTGCCAGCTGTTTAACTTGAAACATATCAGGCTGGTCTTATTTTTGTCAAATGTATATACTGTTACAGTGGTAACATAGCATCACATATTGGGGCCAGTGCAGTATGTACAAATAAACCCTGTGAGCCTAAgactcaggcttcagactgctctaaataaataaatgagacaaATGAAGATTCATTTGATGTGAATgctgaaaaagaataaaaagaaaaagaaactaaataatgaaattgGAAAGAAGCACAATCGTTTGATTTCAAAAGTAACGATAAATTCTGCCAACTACAAGCAGATGATGTCATGAGTATTTGGTGAAAGCGAATCAAATTTAGCCCCGCTCTTCATGTGTGTGCCATCTTTCACTGCCAAAGGCTTTGGGTATGTGAATTGTTGTTTCCCACACTCAGAGCACTTGACATCAAGAGCATGCAGCTATTCCCACATGGCAGCCTTTCCTGCCAGCAGCAATTAAAACACCATTTTTAAATTGTTCTGTCATCCTCTGATCTTAAAATGTCGAGCAGGTTTATTGTCTTtcctctcatttatttatttataagtgtGATACTTATATTTTTATAGAATTTCTAACTTAGCTGTCATTCACTATAAATTTAGCTTATTCTTATCAGTTCTATAATTTCTGCTTTTTCCTCTATTCTCTGACTCATTATAAATCTGGTGCTATGAATTTGTCTCATGGCTTCTTTCACTACACACGATTCTCAGTCCTGCTTCAAGTCTCTGCTTCCAGCCTCCTTTCATGGTGATGTAAATCAGCCAAGTTCAGTTTAACAGGGTAGATGGTGAAAGTCTGCCCCCTCATGGCAACATCAGCAGCTTCCACGTGTTGGTCATTCAGGCAGAGatgacaaactgtggtttgtttACTGTTCTTGTTTTCAGGAAATCAAACCCGGTGGtgttttaaacaagaaaaatttGTGGGAGAGCCTTGGAGACACGTTATCATCTGGGAAAGAAGGAAAGGTGATGAATTTCTCTGTTACTCATGTTTATTGGCAGGAATACAGGCTTTACTGTCTTCAAACTTGTCTTGATGAGCACCGTTTTACTGACTGAATTGCAGGAGAGCTCCACTGGCAAAAGATATAAGTTTGTGGTGACAGGTCACGGCAAGTATGAGAAGGTTTCTGCGGACAGCGACTGCAGTGAAGACGTAAACTGCCAGTCAGGTGAGAAAGGCCTTTAACTAATCGTCATGATATAAGATAAACTATTTTTATCAAAAATGCTGGGAAATTATGGTGtcacagcagccaaaacattaatTATAATCTagcttaataaaataatatcaaaaaaaaaacctacagaaAATGAAGAGCTTCAAGAGGAATATATTAAGGACTGATTTAACACAGAAGCTCTTTTGTCCAATTTTATATAAACATGGATGTCTGCTCTCCTAAAGTGAAGCTAAAATAACATCAAAGTGGGTGCCGCTGTCTCCCACTGGTGACAAGTTTGAGCAGTTGTAACTGTGGGCTGGGCTCGAGTGAGACAACTCTGTGGGTGCAATGTTCATGGAAAAAGACAGACTCCGGTTTCTGCTCTCATTTGCATGATATTCTAGCTTAATATTTGAACAACGGGAGGAAGTAATGATGAGTCCATCTTTATATTCATTTTATAATTCAGAGAATGgtagtggggggggggcataatgACTTTTTTCCTCAGCTGTGGCTTACCCCACAAaccttatttttactttataaaTGTGGAGAGCTGGCTAAAGGTTTTATTGTGTgaatctttaaaagaaaaaaaaaatcaatttacaACACATTAAAACTGGATTGTCATGAACGATATTTACCATCAAGTTTGgaaattaaatgaattaaacCAAAATGTCTGACAAACAAAAGATTTGCTGTTTTTACTCAAATGCTCATTTTGTTTCGCTGCCAGAGCCCACTTTCAGAAATGATCACTAGACCATCAAATGTGATCTAATGCGCCCCTTCAAATAGTCGTTCCACTGTCTCCATTTCCACCTGTTTGCATCATATTTTTCAAAGCCATCTTGTTATTTATTTGGCAGAAAATCCTTTaatgattttgaaaaaaaatcagaaagcaCGAATCTTACTTAAAGTTTACATCTTCAGTTGGAACCAAGTAAGGAAGTTAAATATTAAGAGTCGATCTAACACATTAttcattttggtttttaaatTTAGATGAGCTGCAAtaatagaaatataaaataatacttcTAATCAGCACTGCGCTGTGATGTGCCACCTGTTAAAAACAGTATTTTACAGTATTTCCACAGAGAAAAAAGGGGGCAGACGCACTGGTTTCACAACactttatgcatttttaaaaatcacacaaagACATCAGTGTAATAAATGGGGTTGTTTTAGGTTATGGGTTTTAAGTCCCCTTCAATGAAGAAATGCCACATCATGATGGTGAACAATAGATTCTGAATGCCAGTAATGTGACAGAAAGATTCAACAAAACAACTATGACACTAGCATACCATAGCAACACAATCCTACAGACGTGTGAAATATCACAAATCTAGTCTTCACtccattttcttcagtttgtctTCCTACATCAAGCCTATTCactctcatcatcatcatcatcatcatcatcatcatcaccatttaCCAGTGTTCACTTCTACATCCTTGTTGCAGTCGAGTCTCAGTAATATCGTTCAGAAGCCCTGAACTCAATTCACTACAATGCAGGAAAGCAATCCTCGCTGGGGGGAGATAGTTTAATCATATCAGTATGGTTGGGTGGCAACAATCATTCTCCAACATGCTCATACAGAAAAATGTCCACATACTTTCATATGCATAACTTGATGTTATGACAATTGCTTTCATAGACTTTGCTAACAGAGGAGCTTGGAGTCTTTAACATTATGTGTTAAAAGTGGTTAAACAGGAATTGGATTCTGGGATGCCCCCAGCCTGAGCAATATATAATGAAGTATTATAAAAAACAAGTTTACAGCAATGCTAGAAGCTCTGTTAGCAGCACAGCAGTGTTTGAGCTATGCTAACATTGTGACAATGTGACAATGCATAAGTTTAGCAGGTATAATGTTTAATGTCCTTATCATCTTAGTCTAGTATGCTAGCTTTTGTTAATAAGCCATCATGGATGATACTTTGGTATTTGAATATTGGCTAAACTAAAGTTTGGACCTAATGAAGataaaagtccaaaatcctcTGGCTTGAGCATGAGTATTTGTGGCAGAGGATAACAACGGTAGAGGATGGTCTAACAGGGACATTAATATGttccaaaaaataaattgtcTGTTTATATAAAAGCTGATGATATTCTGGCTAGAACAACCAATAGACCAATGGCCCAATAAAGCATTGCTACAGCTAGCATGGCTAAAACCATAAACTAATCATTGCTCTTATAgttaacatgattttttttttcttattgcccAGCGCTACAGTATGCTAACCTTTACACTGGTTATTGCTTGAAAACCAatgcctgtttttcaacaatacATGACTTACAGAAACCTAAATTTATTCTGACCACACTTTGAACCTTCGTTTGTCTCAGTATGCCTTCTTTCAAAATCCATCTGTCCTGTTGTTGCAGGAATGTAAAAGCCCTTTTTATTACACAGGTTAAAAACTGCCTGCCAGCGGTGTATACTAGAAGCCTTACTTTGtttagaaaaatagaaaaaggtcAAGCATGGCAAAACAATCAAATCTACAATCTACAGTAAGATCATTTAAAACTACAACTAGGCCacaatcaaatgaaaaaaaacaaaaaagtaccCAAGTAGACTGAGAGTTTAtaatgttgctttttttaatcttcccCCCATTTTTGCTTCATCTTTTTCATCAAGTTACAATCTAATTTAAAGCAAAGATAGCACCTCTGTATTAAACCTGGATTATTTGACCACTAAGAGCAGTTCACTTAGACACCAATTTAGACACCTGTGTTATCCACATCTAATGAAAATGCCAAATCTGAGTACCAAATTCATGTAATAAatttcatgtgattttttttttttttcaaactttctAACATTTAACTGCACCACAGCCATGATTTAGTTCCAGCCTTGGGTCAAATACATGGTGAAACAGCAGCAATCATTGTGAAGCCTTTACCACCATTCCAAATATAGATCCACAAAGTGTTACTACTTTTTCCAAAGCATTCTTCCTATTTTATGAATTAGCCATTAGA is a genomic window containing:
- the LOC115778123 gene encoding lymphocyte-specific protein 1-like isoform X1, coding for MSESIKRRSSSRQLLQNLISCGSDGGVDRPPVRRVTAQRSQEDAEEIERERRRRAREKQRGEESPSWLEPTQQNDLTQNTEWDEELKLSCCLVLDEDEGFSDWSHRLENRNEQEMQDGCRAREQRPSASPPDPRGDKHQDDGEGQEEARGPEPSSRTQDTSTGSPVKTSSDKKEVRTSYSSSVFLAQDTRLQHATGRPVDRTSYLAAGTMKPRCAPYSLGEACRVEGEVQKEKEKEEENNDDGQEEGEEMQPTLQKQWRSRQTRQTPRDEDQEEEELILAHEVKEELHLRTEQRHMDDDNKEAEEENKQKNRKIQNKWSTESRETGNEEENRRSAISLCSSSSEGEESLNCYGPMSPTFKKLLIQFYPDEVNSRVSVDGKCKITERTESLRKSTSNIKKTLPPLPVSKIDKRLEQYTHALELSSKENKSGCQALTDLTGPTEPVASKKNLFEAGDAWNQNPTSIIPPKDADVLKVGVADLINQWVKGSDDGSRCSSPSKPAEIKPGGVLNKKNLWESLGDTLSSGKEGKESSTGKRYKFVVTGHGKYEKVSADSDCSEDVNCQSAEQFYEDL
- the LOC115778123 gene encoding lymphocyte-specific protein 1-like isoform X2: MSESIKRRSSSRQLLQNLISCGSDGGVDRPPVRRVTAQRSQEDAEEIERERRRRAREKQRGEESPSWLEPTQQNDLTQNTEWDEELKLSCCLVLDEDEGFSDWSHRLENRNEQEMQDGCRAREQRPSASPPDPRGDKHQDDGEGQEEARGPEPSSRTQDTSTGSPVKTSSDKKEVRTSYSSSVFLAQDTRLQHATGRPVDRTSYLAAGTMKPRGEACRVEGEVQKEKEKEEENNDDGQEEGEEMQPTLQKQWRSRQTRQTPRDEDQEEEELILAHEVKEELHLRTEQRHMDDDNKEAEEENKQKNRKIQNKWSTESRETGNEEENRRSAISLCSSSSEGEESLNCYGPMSPTFKKLLIQFYPDEVNSRVSVDGKCKITERTESLRKSTSNIKKTLPPLPVSKIDKRLEQYTHALELSSKENKSGCQALTDLTGPTEPVASKKNLFEAGDAWNQNPTSIIPPKDADVLKVGVADLINQWVKGSDDGSRCSSPSKPAEIKPGGVLNKKNLWESLGDTLSSGKEGKESSTGKRYKFVVTGHGKYEKVSADSDCSEDVNCQSAEQFYEDL
- the LOC115778123 gene encoding lymphocyte-specific protein 1-like isoform X3 yields the protein MSESIKRRSSSRQLLQNLIRVTAQRSQEDAEEIERERRRRAREKQRGEESPSWLEPTQQNDLTQNTEWDEELKLSCCLVLDEDEGFSDWSHRLENRNEQEMQDGCRAREQRPSASPPDPRGDKHQDDGEGQEEARGPEPSSRTQDTSTGSPVKTSSDKKEVRTSYSSSVFLAQDTRLQHATGRPVDRTSYLAAGTMKPRGEACRVEGEVQKEKEKEEENNDDGQEEGEEMQPTLQKQWRSRQTRQTPRDEDQEEEELILAHEVKEELHLRTEQRHMDDDNKEAEEENKQKNRKIQNKWSTESRETGNEEENRRSAISLCSSSSEGEESLNCYGPMSPTFKKLLIQFYPDEVNSRVSVDGKCKITERTESLRKSTSNIKKTLPPLPVSKIDKRLEQYTHALELSSKENKSGCQALTDLTGPTEPVASKKNLFEAGDAWNQNPTSIIPPKDADVLKVGVADLINQWVKGSDDGSRCSSPSKPAEIKPGGVLNKKNLWESLGDTLSSGKEGKESSTGKRYKFVVTGHGKYEKVSADSDCSEDVNCQSAEQFYEDL